Within the bacterium genome, the region GCCAGGTCGACGCGGTCGTCGTCGGCAACATGGAGCTGTTCGAGGGGATCAACTTTCCCGAGCTGTGGATGGCGTCCGCCATCGGCGCAGCGGGCAAACCACTCTTCAAACTCAACAACGGGGGAACGGTCGGGGCCAGCGTCGCCGTCGCCGCGGCTCACCTCGTCGCTTCAGGGCTCTACGACGTGGTACTGGGTATCGGTTACGAGAAGCAGTCCGAGGGTGAGACCCAGTCGGCGATAACCACCGTCGGCGATCCTGCGTGGGAGCGGTCGGTGATGGCGGGGGCCATCGGGAACTTCGGCGTGATGGCCTCGACGTACGTCGCCGAGAGCGGCGTCACCGCGGAGCAGGCCGCCAAGGTGACGGTGAAGGCCCGCCGCAATGCCTGTCTCAACCCTCATGCACATCTACAGCGCCCCGACATCACGGTGGAGGAAGTGCTCGCGTCCCGCATGCTCGCGGCGCCGCTGCGGCTGCTCGATATGTGTCCGAGCAGCGACGGCGCCTGTGCTGTGGTGATGGCCGCACCCGACCGCGCCCGTGAGATGACCCCGAGACCGGCGTGGGTCGCCGCCACCGAGACGGCCCACGACACGCAGTTCATGGGTGACTCTCCCAAGCGCCTGGCGCGGATGCGCAGCCTTATCGCCGCCTC harbors:
- a CDS encoding thiolase family protein, which encodes MGRNAAIVAVGQTDHVSRRLDVSIPEMVREAVDRCLGSKDLNPGQVDAVVVGNMELFEGINFPELWMASAIGAAGKPLFKLNNGGTVGASVAVAAAHLVASGLYDVVLGIGYEKQSEGETQSAITTVGDPAWERSVMAGAIGNFGVMASTYVAESGVTAEQAAKVTVKARRNACLNPHAHLQRPDITVEEVLASRMLAAPLRLLDMCPSSDGACAVVMAAPDRAREMTPRPAWVAATETAHDTQFMGDSPKRLARMRSLIAASDSVYSKAGIVNPRAELDVAEVYEPASYAELAMYESLRFCDWGEGGSLIDDGVTLMEGELPVNPSGGVLSTNPVGATALIRVAEAALQVMGEAGDRQIPGVETALATGYGGNAWTEAVILKGSAP